In Agrococcus jenensis, the genomic window CGTCCTCAGGCACCTCGAAGCGGCGCATGTTGGCCGGGTCGACGCCGAGGTCGACGAACCACGACCAGCACGCCTCGACCCAGCGGTCGAACCACTCGGGGGCGTCGTCGGGCGCGGTGAAGAACTCGATCTCCATCTGCTCGAACTCGCGCGTGCGGAAGATGAAGTTGCCGGGCGTGATCTCGTTGCGGAACGCCTTGCCGACCTGGCCGATGCCGAACGGCGGCTTCTTGCGCGAGACCGTGAGGACGTTGGAGAAGTTGACGAAGATGCCCTGCGCCGTCTCGGGGCGCAGGTAGTGCTGGCCGGCCTCGTTGTCGACCGGGCCGAGGTACGTCTTCATGAGGCCCGAGAACATCTGCGGCTCGGTCCACTTGCCGGTCGTGCCGCAGTCGGGGCAGGTGATCTCCTCCATCGAGGCGGCGGCGCGGCCCTTCTTGGCCTCGAACGCCTCCTCGAGGTGGTCCTGGCGGTGCCGCTTGTGGCACTGCAGGCACTCGACCAGGGGGTCGGTGAAGGTCGCGACGTGACCGGATGCCTGCCACACGGCCGAGGGCAGGATGATCGACGAGTCGAGCCCGACCATGTCGTCGCGGCCCTGCACGAACGTCTTCCACCACTGGCGCTTGATGTTCTCCTTGAGCGCCACGCCGAGGGGCCCGTAGTCCCACGCCGACCGGGATCCGCCGTAGATCTCGCCCGCCTGGAACACGAAGCCGCGTCGCTTCGCGAGGTTGATGACGGCGTCGAGACGGTTCTGCACCACGGGGGCTCCTTGAGATCGGTCGCGCGCCGCCCGCCCGGGCCGGTCAGCCCGAGCCGCGCGCGCGGCACGTGAACCTCGATTCTACCGAGCGCGGCGCGCGATCGCGGCGCACGCCGCCGCCGGTGTGCACGTGGTGCGAGACGGCGCTGGGATAGGCTCATCCCTCGGGGCGTCAGCGCCCCGATCGCGTGCGAGGAGGCTTGATGCGGAGCGAGGAGCGGCGGGAGCTCTACGGGGCCTGGGCGGAGCGATGGCCCAGCGATGCGGCCGAGCTGCTCGACGGCTACTCCGGTGCGTGGTGGATCGGCGGCAGCTGGGCGATCGACGTCGCGACCGGCCGCCGACGCGAGCACGGCGACCTCGACATCGTCATCCCCCGCAGCGAGCTCAGCCTCCTGCGCGGCTGGCTCGGCGGCAAGTGGCAGCTGTGGTCCACGTTCCAGGGCGCGCTCAAGCCGCTGCTCCCCCACGACTCGGACGTGCTGCCGATCGGCACGACGAGCATCTGGCTGCGCCACAGCGCCTACGGCCAGTGG contains:
- a CDS encoding nucleotidyltransferase domain-containing protein produces the protein MRSEERRELYGAWAERWPSDAAELLDGYSGAWWIGGSWAIDVATGRRREHGDLDIVIPRSELSLLRGWLGGKWQLWSTFQGALKPLLPHDSDVLPIGTTSIWLRHSAYGQWEYEVLLDPSDSESWRFRRDTAVTMPLEDALATVDGIRFAKPQIVLAYAAAEHADVAWLDEALPSLDAEARAWLAERLADDHPWRARLT
- a CDS encoding glycine--tRNA ligase; amino-acid sequence: MVQNRLDAVINLAKRRGFVFQAGEIYGGSRSAWDYGPLGVALKENIKRQWWKTFVQGRDDMVGLDSSIILPSAVWQASGHVATFTDPLVECLQCHKRHRQDHLEEAFEAKKGRAAASMEEITCPDCGTTGKWTEPQMFSGLMKTYLGPVDNEAGQHYLRPETAQGIFVNFSNVLTVSRKKPPFGIGQVGKAFRNEITPGNFIFRTREFEQMEIEFFTAPDDAPEWFDRWVEACWSWFVDLGVDPANMRRFEVPEDERAHYSAGTIDVEYRFGFQGSEWGELMGIANRTDFDLSSHSKASGKDLVYFDQATGERYTPFVIEPSFGLTRSLMAFLVDAYAEEEVPNAKGGTDTRTVLRLDPRLAPVKVAVLPLSRNEQLSPLAREIAGRLRSLWAIDFDDAGAIGRRYRRQDEVGTPFCVTIDFDSLEDGAVTVRERDSMAQTRVKVDELEAHLAQGLIGA